A window from Candidatus Delongbacteria bacterium encodes these proteins:
- a CDS encoding S8 family serine peptidase, translated as MRIGLLILTMLATGSPWAALTPTLRQGPEAERLRAERSGPAGLLNLQPGLYMAGLNERDRPVYYEAHTLVAAQSMRLDELWPGGSAGTQLTGAGIQTLGMWDAGAPRPTHLEYVGRVLQQDDASSVATHSTAVAGILVATGLGAGVRGMAPAAQLKCWDWNDDQTEMQNAAWSGLQISNHSYGAAVGWGLVGSTWYWYGDPALDSHEDTDFGYYNSTAALMDELTWLEPHYLMVRSAGNHRLDTGPGPATPHFVFQNGSWTQSFDPRDPDGGGTGFDTLPPEAVFKNGLVVGAVEDLPLGWTNPEGVVLTSFTSYGPSDDGRIKPDLVSNGTSLITTSRAADSDYTAFSGTSAAAPTVAGAAALLSQLYALGHSGPAGAPQAPLSSTLRGLLLHTADEVGPGAGPDYQAGWGMVNARSAADLLLDDNARRRRILQGRLSANSQKWINMRTLGGPVRVTLAWTDYPAVPQPPALDNPSPRLVHDLNLSLHSLTGPEERLAWALDPTHPDRPAQALGNHLDNVERVDWQPAAPGEYFQLRIQADALQAAQDWSLLLTGLEPVAKLRFQSTRSVVALGDTLLLEVELDGGLAVRGIDLDMSWPAGALRLIAAEPGPVLQDGGFTPQVTVLDARLDGAHLVLDRVGDSQGLDLPSGTVARLSVVVQTLSLLPVDFSSSQVISVTGDTSQVVEWESILLNVGSDPPDLELRPGDLAP; from the coding sequence ATGCGCATCGGCTTGCTGATCCTCACCATGCTGGCGACTGGCAGCCCTTGGGCGGCCCTGACGCCCACCCTGCGCCAGGGTCCGGAAGCGGAGCGCCTGCGGGCGGAGCGCAGCGGGCCGGCGGGTCTGCTCAATCTGCAGCCCGGCTTGTACATGGCCGGGCTGAACGAACGCGACCGGCCCGTCTACTACGAAGCCCACACCCTGGTGGCGGCGCAGAGCATGCGTCTGGACGAGCTCTGGCCCGGCGGTTCGGCGGGCACGCAGTTGACCGGGGCCGGCATCCAAACCCTGGGCATGTGGGACGCCGGGGCCCCGCGGCCCACCCACCTGGAATACGTCGGCCGCGTGCTGCAGCAGGACGACGCCAGCAGCGTGGCCACCCACTCCACGGCCGTGGCGGGCATCCTGGTGGCGACGGGTCTGGGCGCAGGGGTGCGCGGGATGGCTCCCGCGGCGCAGCTCAAGTGCTGGGACTGGAACGACGACCAGACGGAGATGCAGAACGCGGCCTGGTCCGGGCTGCAGATCTCCAACCACAGCTACGGCGCCGCCGTGGGCTGGGGTCTGGTGGGCTCCACCTGGTACTGGTACGGCGACCCGGCCCTGGACTCGCACGAGGACACGGATTTCGGCTACTACAACTCCACCGCGGCCCTGATGGACGAGCTGACCTGGCTGGAGCCCCATTACTTGATGGTCCGTTCGGCGGGCAACCACCGCCTGGACACCGGTCCCGGTCCGGCCACCCCGCACTTCGTCTTCCAGAACGGCAGCTGGACGCAGAGCTTTGATCCCCGCGATCCCGACGGCGGCGGCACGGGCTTCGACACGCTGCCCCCGGAGGCCGTCTTCAAGAACGGCCTGGTGGTGGGGGCCGTGGAGGATCTGCCCCTGGGCTGGACCAATCCGGAAGGCGTGGTCCTCACCAGCTTCACGTCCTACGGGCCCAGCGACGACGGGCGGATCAAACCCGACCTGGTCTCCAACGGCACCTCGCTGATCACCACCTCCCGGGCGGCGGACTCGGACTACACGGCCTTCTCCGGCACCTCGGCGGCGGCCCCCACCGTGGCGGGCGCGGCGGCCTTGTTGTCCCAGTTGTACGCGCTGGGCCATTCAGGTCCGGCGGGCGCGCCCCAGGCACCCCTCTCGTCCACCCTGCGCGGGCTGCTGCTGCACACGGCCGACGAGGTCGGGCCCGGCGCCGGGCCGGACTACCAGGCCGGCTGGGGCATGGTGAACGCCCGCAGCGCGGCGGATCTCCTGCTGGACGACAACGCGCGCCGGCGGCGGATCCTCCAGGGCCGGCTCTCCGCCAACAGCCAGAAGTGGATCAACATGCGGACCCTGGGCGGCCCTGTGCGGGTCACCCTGGCCTGGACCGACTACCCGGCCGTGCCGCAGCCGCCCGCCCTGGACAACCCCAGCCCGCGGCTGGTCCACGATCTGAACCTCAGCCTGCACTCCCTGACCGGGCCGGAGGAGCGCCTGGCCTGGGCCCTGGACCCGACCCATCCGGATCGCCCCGCCCAGGCCCTCGGCAACCACCTGGACAACGTGGAACGCGTCGACTGGCAGCCCGCCGCCCCGGGCGAGTACTTCCAGCTGCGCATCCAGGCGGACGCGCTGCAGGCGGCCCAGGACTGGTCGCTGCTGTTGACGGGCCTGGAGCCCGTGGCCAAGCTGCGCTTCCAGTCCACGCGCTCGGTGGTGGCGCTGGGGGACACGCTGCTGCTGGAGGTGGAGCTGGACGGCGGTCTGGCGGTGCGCGGCATCGACCTGGACATGAGCTGGCCGGCGGGCGCCCTGCGGCTGATCGCCGCGGAGCCCGGGCCCGTCCTGCAGGACGGCGGTTTCACACCCCAGGTGACCGTGCTGGACGCGCGCCTGGACGGCGCCCACTTGGTGCTGGATCGGGTGGGGGACAGCCAGGGTCTGGATCTGCCCAGCGGAACCGTGGCCCGCCTGAGCGTGGTGGTGCAAACCTTGAGCCTGCTGCCGGTGGATTTCTCCAGCAGCCAGGTGATCAGCGTGACCGGCGACACCAGCCAGGTCGTGGAGTGGGAATCCATCCTGCTCAACGTGGGCAGCGACCCGCCGGACCTGGAACTGCGCCCGGGGGATCTGGCCCCCTGA
- a CDS encoding T9SS type A sorting domain-containing protein — translation MLAGLLWLVSMAGAQTVLPDTLRPATGHAYRLSEFSGPFWVNQRSVVLPGDTLFAGPGDTLLFKADTLGLGSLMIQGTLIVEGNQDSLVVFTGQPDSQFSWPGILFRPLAGDSSTSVIQYAHLNGSNTTLNSNKVAAWGQPYSLVVRRTLITDGSFGAVLFAPSSTRFENCVFDDQRNVSVYASSCLAEVVNCVLMPHEAYPSAKAINFYNPLVDPVSVVHYNLFYPGVGAWWSEFLLSNNTGDSQYTYHLPDSTNLVADPLFLADRPYHPDPEISPLVDGGDPAILDPDETVSDIGIWWVRGIETPLRILSAPSPSTWVQGYNFLALFEIQSYPAPDWSLVGAPEGMAIYTLGRSRAALSWPVSQQQLGVHRFWIHGQNLANEIVYRDSLEVNLLFLENHPPQLSLVSPCDGGDCLDQRDVIVESLSTGTSTLVQLRVEDQDAALLGGLQIYQLDVWVNGVAEPTQFVSQFQREFVLDTTALVLDLRFSDGVAHDSLHYVIHPRYTLLSGDVSGVIGAATGAVFLTGPLRVPAGQTLRLEAGSQLVAGDLESGDWLLDVEGELLLEGSAEAPIVFRCLATQRSGQDLRPPFLRVQQGGRLSGLSHVEFEGFSTAVQLEHLDQTEPVPIDSCSFTRVRLGVLAVNTPVEIRHCVFHPPADSLQLGSSSIYLAGSAGHVIQNNLFVNPIVGVTAVDADARIANNSFVWVKTLSSFGSYLWPTYSQLGFGRVHAFNSALEIRNNLFQWRGTHYGDYLTDSQLEAYAASPTHAIWLDEASRVRAEWNWYDCRNAWLPGEGGYQNLSFQTAINDSTLLLSHIRAGADSAGVDEQNGYRLFADSPLIDAGDPSGLWNDAFDASRCDIGWTGGPLALESEYTAVNDLPGEEPGLTLLPGTFRLKPAYPNPFNPFSRLEVELDRPGVLDLRIYDLLGRQVAVLVHDRLEPGVYGLQVDGSAWASGFYVARARFQGEQQSTRLLLVK, via the coding sequence TTGCTGGCGGGTCTGCTCTGGCTGGTTTCCATGGCCGGGGCCCAGACCGTCCTGCCCGACACCCTGCGTCCGGCCACGGGCCACGCCTACCGGTTGTCGGAGTTCAGCGGCCCCTTCTGGGTGAACCAGCGCTCCGTCGTGCTGCCCGGCGACACCCTGTTCGCCGGCCCGGGCGACACGCTGCTCTTCAAGGCCGACACCCTGGGCCTGGGTTCCCTGATGATCCAGGGCACGCTGATCGTCGAAGGCAACCAGGACAGCCTGGTGGTCTTCACGGGCCAGCCCGACAGCCAGTTCAGTTGGCCGGGCATCCTGTTCCGTCCGCTGGCCGGGGACTCCAGCACCTCCGTCATCCAGTACGCCCACTTGAACGGCTCCAACACCACGCTCAACAGCAACAAGGTGGCAGCCTGGGGCCAGCCCTATTCGCTTGTCGTCCGGCGAACCTTGATCACCGACGGCAGCTTCGGCGCCGTGCTGTTCGCGCCCTCGTCCACGCGCTTCGAGAACTGCGTGTTCGACGACCAGCGCAACGTGTCGGTCTACGCCTCCAGCTGTCTGGCGGAGGTGGTCAACTGCGTGCTGATGCCCCACGAGGCCTACCCCAGCGCCAAGGCCATCAACTTCTACAACCCGCTGGTGGACCCGGTCTCGGTCGTCCACTACAACCTGTTCTATCCGGGCGTGGGCGCTTGGTGGAGCGAGTTCCTGCTCTCCAACAATACGGGGGACTCGCAGTACACGTATCACCTGCCGGACTCCACCAACCTGGTGGCGGACCCGCTCTTCCTGGCCGATCGGCCCTACCATCCGGATCCGGAGATTTCGCCCTTGGTGGACGGCGGCGACCCCGCCATCCTCGACCCGGACGAAACCGTCTCCGACATCGGCATCTGGTGGGTGCGCGGCATCGAGACGCCCCTGCGCATCCTGAGCGCGCCCTCCCCGTCCACCTGGGTGCAGGGCTACAACTTTCTCGCCCTGTTCGAGATCCAGTCCTATCCGGCGCCCGACTGGAGCCTGGTGGGCGCCCCGGAGGGCATGGCGATCTACACGCTGGGTCGCAGCCGGGCGGCGCTGAGCTGGCCGGTCAGCCAGCAGCAGCTGGGCGTCCACCGTTTCTGGATCCACGGCCAAAACCTGGCCAACGAGATCGTCTACCGCGACAGCCTGGAAGTCAACCTGCTGTTCCTGGAAAACCACCCGCCGCAGCTCAGCCTGGTCTCCCCCTGCGACGGCGGGGACTGCCTGGATCAGCGCGACGTGATCGTGGAGAGCCTGTCCACCGGCACCTCCACCCTGGTGCAGCTGCGCGTGGAGGACCAGGACGCCGCCCTGCTGGGCGGCCTGCAGATCTACCAGCTGGATGTCTGGGTGAACGGCGTGGCGGAGCCCACGCAGTTCGTCAGCCAGTTCCAGCGCGAATTCGTCCTGGACACCACGGCCCTGGTGCTGGATCTGCGCTTCTCCGACGGCGTGGCCCACGACAGCCTGCACTATGTGATCCACCCGCGCTACACGCTGCTCTCCGGCGACGTCTCGGGCGTGATCGGCGCGGCCACGGGCGCTGTCTTCCTGACCGGCCCCCTGCGCGTGCCCGCCGGGCAGACTCTGCGCCTGGAGGCCGGCAGCCAGTTGGTGGCCGGCGATCTGGAGAGTGGGGACTGGCTGCTGGACGTGGAAGGCGAGCTGCTGCTGGAAGGCAGCGCGGAAGCGCCGATCGTCTTCCGCTGCCTGGCCACCCAGCGTTCGGGCCAGGATCTGCGGCCGCCCTTCCTGCGCGTCCAGCAGGGGGGCCGGCTCAGCGGCTTGTCCCACGTGGAGTTCGAGGGTTTCTCCACCGCCGTGCAGTTGGAGCACCTGGACCAGACGGAACCCGTGCCGATCGACAGCTGCTCCTTCACGCGCGTGCGGCTGGGCGTTCTGGCCGTCAACACGCCCGTGGAGATCCGTCACTGCGTGTTCCATCCGCCCGCCGACAGCCTGCAACTGGGCAGCTCGAGCATCTACCTGGCGGGTTCCGCGGGCCACGTGATCCAGAACAATCTGTTCGTCAATCCCATCGTCGGCGTGACCGCGGTGGACGCCGACGCCCGGATTGCCAACAACAGCTTCGTCTGGGTGAAGACCCTCTCCTCGTTCGGCAGCTACCTCTGGCCCACCTACAGCCAACTGGGCTTCGGGCGCGTCCACGCCTTCAATTCCGCCCTGGAGATCCGCAACAACCTGTTCCAGTGGCGCGGCACGCACTACGGCGACTACCTCACGGACTCCCAGCTGGAAGCCTACGCCGCCTCCCCCACCCACGCCATCTGGCTGGATGAGGCCAGCCGGGTGCGCGCCGAGTGGAACTGGTACGACTGCCGCAACGCCTGGCTGCCCGGGGAGGGCGGCTACCAGAACCTCTCCTTCCAGACGGCCATCAACGACAGCACGCTGCTGCTGAGTCACATCCGGGCGGGCGCGGACAGCGCGGGCGTGGACGAGCAAAACGGCTACCGGCTCTTCGCCGACAGCCCGCTCATCGACGCCGGCGATCCCTCCGGCCTCTGGAACGACGCCTTCGACGCCAGCCGCTGCGACATCGGCTGGACGGGCGGTCCGCTGGCGCTGGAAAGCGAGTACACGGCGGTGAACGATCTGCCCGGCGAGGAACCCGGCCTCACGCTGCTGCCCGGGACCTTCCGCCTGAAGCCGGCCTATCCCAATCCTTTCAATCCCTTCTCGCGGCTGGAAGTGGAACTGGACCGGCCGGGCGTGCTGGATTTGCGGATCTACGACCTGCTGGGCCGCCAGGTGGCCGTGCTGGTCCACGATCGGCTGGAACCGGGCGTCTACGGCCTGCAGGTGGACGGCTCCGCCTGGGCCAGCGGATTCTATGTGGCCCGGGCCCGCTTCCAGGGCGAACAGCAGAGCACGCGCCTGCTGCTGGTGAAATAG
- a CDS encoding S41 family peptidase, whose product MKKIGSLLWLVPGLLLLGMLLILSRRDPHASVRSPIEGLGKLNAVMEIIRDFYVEEAEMDRIVDGAIRGMLDELDPHSNYIPASELREINEEFQGEFEGIGIYFQIRDKLLTVVSAIPGTPSDRLGLSPGDVIIEIDGKATYGITNEDVQRKLKGKGGTQVAIKVRRAGLEEPLTFRITREKIPIYSVESVFMLNGEVGYLRLNRFMATSADEIREAMETLSKQGMKKVILDLRNNSGGYLEQAQKIADLFLPGGLVIVSTEGRLPEFGSVLKSTSEDDLPPLPLIVLINQGSASASEIVAGAIQDHDRGLVAGQTSFGKGLVQRQLEMRDSSAVRLTIARYYTPSHRLIQRPYDKGLAVYYEEAMDEEDPNLFADTTAAKPVFRTRAGRKVYGGGGITPDVRIRSGRLTQYTSRLRTQQSFFDFANHAATTGPLRQRLEALGQEAFLRDWQPDEALLAEFVRFVGDKVSFNEEQWRQDLVWIRGYLKREVARVVFGRDPSLRVDLAMDPAVAEALLLFPEAERIQQLATRKAGR is encoded by the coding sequence ATGAAAAAAATCGGTTCCCTCCTCTGGCTGGTGCCCGGCCTTCTGTTGCTGGGCATGTTGCTGATCCTGAGTCGCCGTGATCCGCACGCCTCCGTGCGCAGCCCCATCGAAGGCCTGGGCAAGCTCAACGCCGTGATGGAGATCATCCGCGATTTCTACGTGGAAGAAGCGGAGATGGACCGCATCGTGGACGGCGCCATCCGCGGCATGCTGGACGAGCTGGATCCGCACTCCAACTACATCCCGGCCTCCGAGCTGCGCGAGATCAACGAGGAATTCCAGGGCGAGTTCGAGGGGATCGGGATCTACTTCCAGATCCGCGACAAGCTGCTTACCGTCGTCTCGGCCATTCCCGGCACGCCCTCCGACCGGCTGGGCCTGAGCCCGGGCGACGTGATCATCGAGATCGACGGCAAGGCCACCTACGGCATCACCAACGAGGACGTGCAACGCAAGCTCAAGGGCAAGGGCGGGACCCAGGTGGCCATCAAGGTGCGCCGGGCCGGGCTGGAGGAGCCCCTGACCTTCCGCATCACGCGGGAGAAGATCCCCATCTACAGTGTGGAGTCCGTCTTCATGCTGAACGGGGAGGTGGGCTACCTGCGGCTGAATCGCTTCATGGCCACCTCGGCGGACGAGATCCGCGAGGCGATGGAGACCCTGAGCAAACAGGGCATGAAGAAGGTCATCCTCGATCTGCGCAACAATTCGGGCGGCTACCTGGAACAGGCCCAGAAGATCGCCGACCTCTTCCTGCCCGGCGGGCTGGTGATCGTCTCCACCGAGGGCCGCCTGCCGGAGTTCGGCAGCGTGCTCAAGTCCACGTCCGAGGACGACCTGCCGCCCCTGCCGCTGATCGTGCTGATCAACCAGGGCTCGGCCTCCGCCAGCGAGATCGTGGCGGGCGCCATCCAGGACCACGACCGCGGGCTGGTCGCCGGCCAGACCAGCTTCGGCAAGGGTCTGGTCCAGCGCCAGCTGGAGATGCGGGACTCCTCGGCCGTGCGGCTGACCATCGCCCGCTACTACACGCCCAGCCACCGGCTGATCCAGCGGCCCTACGACAAGGGCCTGGCCGTCTATTATGAGGAGGCTATGGACGAGGAGGATCCCAACCTCTTCGCGGACACCACGGCCGCCAAGCCGGTTTTCCGCACCCGGGCCGGGCGCAAGGTCTACGGTGGCGGCGGCATCACGCCGGACGTGCGGATCCGCAGCGGGCGCCTGACCCAGTACACCAGCCGGCTGCGCACCCAGCAGTCCTTCTTCGACTTCGCCAACCACGCCGCCACCACCGGGCCTCTGCGGCAGCGCCTGGAAGCCCTGGGGCAGGAGGCCTTCCTGCGCGACTGGCAGCCCGACGAGGCGCTGCTGGCCGAGTTCGTGCGCTTCGTGGGCGACAAAGTCAGCTTCAACGAGGAGCAGTGGCGCCAGGACCTGGTCTGGATCCGCGGCTACCTGAAGCGTGAGGTGGCCCGGGTGGTGTTCGGGCGGGATCCCTCGCTGCGCGTGGACCTGGCCATGGATCCCGCGGTGGCCGAGGCCCTGCTGCTCTTCCCGGAGGCCGAGCGCATCCAGCAGTTGGCCACGCGGAAAGCCGGACGTTGA
- a CDS encoding biopolymer transporter ExbD, which produces MPQLKRPAPYITTIPSASLPDIIFTLLIFFMVVTSFKQFDGLPVIVPEAKTTAKIEVGKRDIAYVWIDKRGQIVLDDQLYNEETVADLVPILYERRTANPKTVISLKADRDCRMKIVTDVQQQCRKAYALRINYTTRFKDQG; this is translated from the coding sequence ATGCCTCAACTCAAGCGCCCTGCGCCCTACATCACCACCATTCCGTCGGCCTCGCTGCCGGACATCATCTTCACCCTGTTGATCTTCTTCATGGTGGTGACCAGCTTCAAGCAGTTCGACGGCTTGCCCGTCATCGTGCCCGAGGCCAAGACCACGGCCAAGATCGAAGTGGGCAAGCGGGACATCGCCTACGTCTGGATCGACAAGCGCGGGCAGATCGTCCTGGATGACCAGCTCTACAACGAGGAGACTGTGGCCGACCTGGTGCCCATCCTCTACGAGCGCCGGACCGCCAATCCCAAGACCGTGATCAGCCTCAAGGCCGACCGCGACTGCCGCATGAAGATCGTCACCGATGTGCAGCAGCAGTGCCGCAAGGCCTATGCCTTGCGCATCAATTACACGACGCGCTTCAAGGATCAGGGGTGA
- a CDS encoding energy transducer TonB — protein sequence MYAERNPEMDIRRKLPMLTELGLAIAITIFLLMFIISKQLSTDVKVREYVPEEIQVEEIERTVQQKTVPKPSRPTFTIAAEDEEVSDDEAIDFADDDNWDIAPPPPPPSPAGAGEGEIVEFFAVEEQPELIGGTAALYKAVKYPEMAQRASVEGLAQIVFVVGPDGSPRDFVIQGERPEGLGFGDAAIEALRKMKFKPGRQRDKAVAVRMQQVIKFELTGN from the coding sequence ATGTATGCAGAACGCAACCCCGAGATGGACATCCGGCGCAAGCTGCCCATGCTCACGGAGCTGGGGCTGGCCATCGCCATCACCATCTTCCTGCTGATGTTCATCATCTCCAAGCAGCTCTCCACGGATGTCAAGGTGCGGGAGTACGTGCCCGAGGAGATCCAGGTGGAGGAGATCGAGCGTACGGTGCAACAGAAGACCGTGCCCAAGCCCAGCCGTCCCACCTTCACCATCGCCGCGGAGGACGAGGAGGTTTCGGACGACGAGGCCATCGATTTCGCCGACGACGACAACTGGGACATCGCCCCGCCCCCGCCCCCGCCCTCGCCCGCCGGCGCCGGTGAAGGCGAGATCGTGGAGTTCTTCGCCGTGGAGGAGCAGCCCGAGCTGATCGGCGGCACCGCGGCCCTCTACAAGGCCGTCAAGTACCCCGAGATGGCCCAGCGCGCCTCCGTGGAAGGCCTGGCCCAGATCGTCTTCGTGGTGGGTCCGGACGGCAGCCCGCGGGATTTCGTCATCCAGGGCGAGCGTCCGGAAGGCCTGGGTTTCGGCGACGCGGCCATCGAGGCCCTGCGCAAGATGAAGTTCAAGCCGGGCCGCCAGCGTGACAAGGCCGTGGCCGTGCGCATGCAGCAGGTCATCAAGTTCGAGCTGACCGGCAACTGA
- a CDS encoding biopolymer transporter ExbD, with the protein MALKRGTKYEAEIPTASLPDIIFTLIIFFLVTTTITSDKGVSLTLPEFSEGTETVKLKKDMVLNILIAETGDIMVDAEILANRGELLNRIRTSLEEKGKDAEGKYIKIVSIKTQGGTLYDDYMFVLDQVKAAGASKISIAEPEE; encoded by the coding sequence ATGGCGTTAAAACGCGGCACCAAGTACGAGGCCGAGATTCCGACGGCGTCTCTGCCCGACATCATTTTCACCCTCATCATCTTCTTTCTGGTGACCACCACGATCACCTCGGACAAGGGCGTGTCCCTGACGCTGCCTGAGTTCTCCGAGGGCACCGAGACGGTCAAGCTGAAGAAGGACATGGTCCTCAACATCCTCATCGCCGAAACCGGCGACATCATGGTGGACGCGGAGATCCTCGCCAACCGCGGCGAGCTGCTCAACCGCATCCGCACCAGCCTGGAGGAGAAGGGCAAGGACGCCGAGGGCAAGTACATCAAGATCGTCTCCATCAAGACCCAGGGCGGGACTCTCTACGACGACTACATGTTCGTCCTGGACCAGGTGAAGGCCGCCGGCGCCAGCAAGATTTCCATCGCCGAGCCGGAGGAATAG
- the dprA gene encoding DNA-processing protein DprA codes for MRAEELARLCSEEFTRGRRPRPGQGALPLAGPGAADWLERELDPRGPRRANWEALAEELGRGSLALVRPGDAAYPPLLGAMAAPPDPLFCKGRLELAQREAVAIVGTRRPDERGLRWTARAAEALARLGLVVVSGGAAGIDGQAHRRAGSAQTVAVLGAGFDRPYPAEHRELFRELGEQGLLLSEWPPWTGPETWRFPRRNRVIAGLCRAVLVAQAPARSGALSTAHHAVEEGREVLVCPGPWDEPLYAGCHKLIRQGARLTATLDDLLEELSALPLILAPLPPRLPEPSIAPSAGEGDRELWELLERPLCRDELGARLGLASGPLATRLLEAELAGWLRALPGDRWARCNWTGA; via the coding sequence GTGAGGGCGGAGGAATTGGCGCGGCTGTGCAGCGAAGAATTCACCCGGGGCCGGCGGCCGCGTCCGGGCCAGGGCGCCCTGCCGCTGGCGGGCCCGGGGGCCGCGGATTGGCTGGAGCGGGAACTGGATCCCCGGGGTCCCCGGCGGGCCAACTGGGAGGCGCTGGCCGAGGAACTGGGCCGCGGCTCGCTGGCGCTGGTCCGGCCCGGGGACGCGGCCTACCCGCCCCTGCTGGGCGCCATGGCCGCGCCGCCGGATCCTCTGTTCTGCAAAGGCCGGCTGGAACTGGCGCAGCGCGAGGCCGTGGCCATCGTGGGCACGCGCCGGCCGGACGAGCGCGGGCTGCGCTGGACGGCCCGGGCCGCCGAGGCCCTGGCGCGGCTGGGCCTGGTGGTGGTCTCCGGCGGCGCCGCGGGCATCGACGGCCAGGCCCATCGCCGGGCGGGGTCTGCGCAGACCGTGGCCGTGCTGGGCGCCGGCTTCGACCGGCCCTACCCCGCCGAGCACCGGGAGCTGTTCCGCGAACTGGGGGAGCAGGGGCTGCTGCTGAGCGAGTGGCCGCCCTGGACCGGCCCGGAGACCTGGCGCTTTCCCCGCCGCAACCGCGTGATCGCCGGGCTCTGCCGGGCCGTGCTGGTGGCCCAGGCCCCCGCCCGCTCCGGCGCGCTCTCCACGGCCCACCACGCCGTGGAGGAGGGCCGCGAGGTGCTGGTCTGCCCCGGCCCCTGGGACGAGCCCCTCTACGCCGGCTGCCACAAGCTGATCCGCCAGGGGGCGCGCCTCACCGCCACGCTGGACGACCTGTTGGAAGAACTGTCCGCTCTGCCTCTGATCCTGGCGCCCCTGCCTCCCCGTCTGCCGGAACCCTCCATCGCCCCGTCCGCCGGAGAGGGCGACCGCGAGCTCTGGGAGCTGCTGGAGCGACCCCTCTGTCGGGACGAACTGGGCGCGCGCCTGGGGCTGGCCAGCGGGCCCCTGGCCACCCGGCTGCTGGAGGCCGAGCTGGCCGGCTGGCTGCGCGCCCTGCCCGGCGACCGCTGGGCTCGTTGCAACTGGACGGGGGCCTGA
- a CDS encoding MotA/TolQ/ExbB proton channel family protein — MLKYYVDGGVFMHPILVITIFAIMMIVVKSVQLFMASQNTKKFMVRIQEALKEGGAEKAAEICASTRGPVASIMHAGLIRVDRGVEAVEKAIVNAASTELALLERGLVWLSTAIGLAPMFGFTGTVSGMMSAFEEIAKANDISPSIVATGIAEALLTTIFGLISAMIAQFFFAIFTAKIQALVVDMEEASVQLVESLIEQERK; from the coding sequence ATGCTCAAGTACTATGTCGATGGCGGCGTGTTCATGCACCCCATTCTGGTCATCACGATCTTCGCCATCATGATGATCGTGGTCAAGTCGGTGCAGCTCTTCATGGCTTCCCAGAACACCAAGAAGTTCATGGTGCGCATTCAGGAGGCCCTGAAGGAGGGTGGCGCGGAGAAGGCGGCTGAGATTTGCGCCAGCACCCGCGGCCCCGTGGCCTCCATCATGCATGCCGGCCTGATCCGCGTGGACCGGGGCGTGGAAGCCGTGGAGAAGGCCATCGTCAACGCCGCCTCGACGGAGCTGGCCCTGCTGGAGCGCGGCCTGGTCTGGCTGAGCACGGCCATCGGTCTGGCCCCCATGTTCGGCTTCACGGGCACGGTGTCGGGCATGATGAGCGCCTTCGAGGAAATCGCCAAGGCCAACGACATCAGCCCGTCCATCGTGGCCACGGGTATCGCCGAAGCCCTGCTGACGACGATCTTCGGCCTGATCTCGGCCATGATCGCCCAGTTCTTCTTCGCCATTTTCACGGCCAAGATCCAGGCCCTGGTGGTGGACATGGAGGAAGCCTCCGTGCAGCTCGTGGAGAGCCTGATCGAGCAGGAACGCAAGTAG